CGACATCGCCAGCCAGTTCGCCAGCATCAGGCCGAACACGATCCTCTATGCCGGCGGCTATTATCAATGGCCGAGCAACTGGAAGTTCACGGGACGCCTCGGCGTGCAGTCATTCGGTGGCGCGCAGCTTCTCAATCAGACGCTGGCGCACTCCTTCACCCAGCCGATCCTGCGGCTCGACCTCGACCGCATGGACGGCAACGACAACCGCCTGTTCGGCATCACCGCGCAGATCGCGTGGCTGCCGAAGCCGTCCTACCAGGTGACGCTGCGCACGCCGCTCTATGCGGTGCGCAACTGACTGCAGGCCTGACGGCAGGTTGCCTCCGGCGCCTGCAAATAAGGAAGCGGAGTGATCGCGCGCGCAGCTTCTAATCCGGCACCGGTACGTCGAACGTGTTCAGCGTCACCGAGACCATGCAATAGATGCCGACGAGGTAGGACAGTTCGGCCGCGCCGTGCTCGCCGAACTCCTTCACCGCCGCGCGCCACGTCAACTCGGGCAGCACGCCGCCGCTCACCAGCGCGGAGGCCATGTCGTAGGCGACCGCCTCCTGCTTGGTGAGGTCAACCGGCCGCTGCCCGGCGACGATGGTGCCGAGCTTCTCGTCGGACAGGCCGCGCTGCTCGGCAACCAGCACATGGGCATAGAGCTCGTAGCCGGAGCGAAAATGCGAACCGGTGACGAGGATCGCGACCTCGCGCACCGCCGCCGGCAACAGCGGGTTCGCCGCGATCGCCTTGACCAGCTCCCACACCGGCTTGCCGAAACGCGGCTCGCGGATCCAGGGATTCCAGGGCCCGAGCAGCGCGCCGTCCTCGCGCATGTTCACAAAGCCCTTGAAGTGGTCCTTGATGCCCGCTCGCATGTCGTCATAGAGGGGCTTCTGTTCGTCACTCAGCTCTTTCGGATCGAGAATGGGAAGGCGCACGGCGGGATCTCCTCGTTGAGACGGCGCGAGGCTCGCGCGCGGACGCGGTGAAGGCAAGTGAAGTTGCCGTGACATCGGGCTCCGGAGCGGGTGACCGCCCGAAGTGCCGACTACGATGCCTCAGGGGTCCGTACGCTTTGTGGATTGGCGACGTCATCGACGGCGAGCGTCAGCGGATCGCCTGTCGCCAGGAACGATGACAAGGCGGCCTCGACAGGCGCAGGGTCGAGACCGCGCGCGTTCAACCAGGCGGGTTCGTAATAGGTCTGGCGATAACGCTCGCCGGAATCGCAGATCAGCGTCACCAGCGATCCGGTGACGTTCGCCTTTCGCATCTCCGATGCGAGCCGGCACAGCGCCAGGAAATTGGTGCCGGTCGATCCGCCGACCGCTCGCCGCAGCCGGCGCGACAGCACGTTCATCGCCGCGATCGTCGCGGCATCCGGGATCTTCATCATGCGGTCGACCACGCCCGGGACGAACGACGGCTCGCAACGCGGGCGGCCGACGCCTTCGATCAACGAGGGACGCTCGCAGACTTGCGTGCGGTCCTGCTTGCGGAAGCAATCGAAGAAGGCGGAATGCTCGACGTCGGCGACGCATAGCCGGGTCGGATACTGACGATAGCGCAAGTATCGCCCAATCGTCGCGGAGGTGCCGCCGGTACCGGCTCCCATCACGATCCAGTCGGGAATCGGGCGCGGCTCGCCCTTCAATTGCGTGAAGATGGATTCGGCGATGTTATTGTTGCCGCGCCAGTCGGTAGCGCGCTCGGCAAAGGTGAACTGGTCCATGTAGTGGCCGTTCAGGCGCGCGGCGAGTGCTGCAGCTTCCGCATAGAGCGCGCGGCCGTCGTCGATCAGATGGCAGTTGCCGCCATAATGCTCGATCGCGGCGATCTTCTCCGCCGAGGTCGTGCGCGGCATCACGGCGTAGAAGGGCACACCGATCATCTGGGCGAAATAGGCCTCCGACACCGCGGTCGATCCCGACGAGGCCTCGATCACCGGTGTGCCCTCGCGGATGTGCCCGTTGCACAGTGCGTAGAGAAACAGCGAGCGCGCCAGACGATGCTTCAGGCTGCCGGTCGGGTGCGTGGATTCGTCCTTCAGATAGATGTCGATCCCGGCCAGCGCCGGCACGATCAGCCGGATCAGATGGGTGTCGGCGGTGCGGCATTGGTCCGCCTCGATCGCGGCGACCGCCTCGTCCACCCAGCCTCGACGGTAGGCCGGAGCGACCGGATCTTGCTGGCGGAAGGGGAGTGGTTGCATCGGCATCGGCGGAATCTCTCATGATGCGTACCACGCATCAATAGCTCCCGCTCAAAACTCCAGCGGCGCGTTGTCGACGACCTCTTTCATCACGAAGAAGGTGCGGGTCTGGCGCACGCCGGGCAGCGCGATGAGCTGCTCGCCGTGGATGCGGTTGAAATCCTCCATGTCGCCGACGCGGATCTTGAGGAAATAGTCGAAATCGCCGGCGACGAGGTGGCAGTCGAGCACGAATTTCAGCTTGGCGATGGCCTGCTCGAAGGTGGCAAAGCTCTCCGGCGTCGAGCGGTCGAGCACGACGCCAACCATGACCAGCGTGCCCTTCGCCACCTTCTTCGGCGCGACCATGGCGCGGACGGCGGCAATAAAACCGTCCTCGAACAGGCGCTGGGTGCGGCGGTGACAGGTCGCGGGGCTGATCGCGACCGTTTCGGCCAGCTCCGCATTACTCAGCCGGCCGTTATTCTGCAGCAATCGCAATATCTTGAGGTCGATACGGTCGAGCCGGGTGGGCATGGAAGAAGCTTCCAGTCAATAGCGGAATCATGAAAGAAAATAGTTGGATTAAGGCCGATGACGCAAGTATTATGTCATCTCGCCTCGGCTCTTTGAGAGCACATTTCTCGCGGCAGGTGCTAGTCGCTGCGCCCAGCACAACGCCAATCGGGATGACCTTACGATGCTGGAGAAATTCGCGCGCTATCCACTGACCTTCGGGCCGACCCCCATCGAGAAGCTGGAGCGGCTGTCAAAATATCTCGGTGGCCAGGTCGAGATCTATGCCAAGCGCGAGGACTGCAATTCCGGCCTCGCCTATGGCGGCAACAAGCTGCGCAAGCTCGAATACATCATCCCCGATGCGATCGCCTCCAACGCCGACACGCTGGTCTCGATCGGCGGCGTACAGTCCAATCACACCCGCATGGTGGCCGCGGTGGCGGCCAAGGTCGGCATGAAGTGCCGCCTCGTGCAGGAAGCCTGGGTGCCGCACGAGGACGCGGTCTATGATCGCGTCGGCAACATCATGCTCTCGCGCATCATGGGCGCCGACGTGCGCCTGGTCGATGACGGTTTCGACATCGGCATCCGCAAGAGCTGGGAGCAGGCGATCGACGAGGTGAAGGCGGCCGGCGGCAAGCCCTACGCGATTCCTGCCGGTGCCTCCGTGCACAAGTATGGCGGGCTCGGCTATGTCGGCTTCGCCGAGGAGGTGCGCAGGCAGGAGCGGGAGCTCGGCTTCAAGTTCGACTACGTCATCGTCTGCACCGTCACCGGCTCGACCCATGCCGGCATGCTGGTGGGCTTCGCCGCCGATGGTCGCGCGCGAAAGGTCATCGGCATCGATGCC
The DNA window shown above is from Bradyrhizobium sp. CB1650 and carries:
- a CDS encoding Lrp/AsnC ligand binding domain-containing protein, whose translation is MPTRLDRIDLKILRLLQNNGRLSNAELAETVAISPATCHRRTQRLFEDGFIAAVRAMVAPKKVAKGTLVMVGVVLDRSTPESFATFEQAIAKLKFVLDCHLVAGDFDYFLKIRVGDMEDFNRIHGEQLIALPGVRQTRTFFVMKEVVDNAPLEF
- a CDS encoding 1-aminocyclopropane-1-carboxylate deaminase translates to MLEKFARYPLTFGPTPIEKLERLSKYLGGQVEIYAKREDCNSGLAYGGNKLRKLEYIIPDAIASNADTLVSIGGVQSNHTRMVAAVAAKVGMKCRLVQEAWVPHEDAVYDRVGNIMLSRIMGADVRLVDDGFDIGIRKSWEQAIDEVKAAGGKPYAIPAGASVHKYGGLGYVGFAEEVRRQERELGFKFDYVIVCTVTGSTHAGMLVGFAADGRARKVIGIDASFTPAQTKAQVLSIAQNTAKLVELGKDLVEDDVVLVEDYAYPAYGVPSEETKEAIRLTARLEGMITDPVYEGKSMQGLIDLAKKGHFEKGAKILYAHLGGAPALNGYAYAFRNG
- a CDS encoding carboxymuconolactone decarboxylase family protein, whose amino-acid sequence is MRLPILDPKELSDEQKPLYDDMRAGIKDHFKGFVNMREDGALLGPWNPWIREPRFGKPVWELVKAIAANPLLPAAVREVAILVTGSHFRSGYELYAHVLVAEQRGLSDEKLGTIVAGQRPVDLTKQEAVAYDMASALVSGGVLPELTWRAAVKEFGEHGAAELSYLVGIYCMVSVTLNTFDVPVPD
- a CDS encoding PLP-dependent cysteine synthase family protein → MQPLPFRQQDPVAPAYRRGWVDEAVAAIEADQCRTADTHLIRLIVPALAGIDIYLKDESTHPTGSLKHRLARSLFLYALCNGHIREGTPVIEASSGSTAVSEAYFAQMIGVPFYAVMPRTTSAEKIAAIEHYGGNCHLIDDGRALYAEAAALAARLNGHYMDQFTFAERATDWRGNNNIAESIFTQLKGEPRPIPDWIVMGAGTGGTSATIGRYLRYRQYPTRLCVADVEHSAFFDCFRKQDRTQVCERPSLIEGVGRPRCEPSFVPGVVDRMMKIPDAATIAAMNVLSRRLRRAVGGSTGTNFLALCRLASEMRKANVTGSLVTLICDSGERYRQTYYEPAWLNARGLDPAPVEAALSSFLATGDPLTLAVDDVANPQSVRTPEAS